The sequence below is a genomic window from Palaeococcus ferrophilus DSM 13482.
AGCCGGAAGGGAGGACGTTGACGTGAGGATGCTCGGTTCCGGAAGGCCCTTCTTTGTGGAGGTTAAGAATCCCCGCAGGCGGAGGGTTGAGCTTGAGGAGATAGCGAGGGAAATCAACGCGAGCGGCAAGGCGGAGGTCTTTGGCCTCAGGTACTCCAGCGGGGAAGAGATGAAGGGTGTCCTGAGCGAGAGGCACGACAAGGAGTACGAGGCCCTCGTTTACGTCCCGCAGGGGACGGATGAGGGAGACCTCAGGAAGGTTCTGGAAGTGTTGAACGGGGCCGTGATTCATCAAAGAACTCCGAGGAGAGTTTTAAAAAGACGGAGCGACTTAACGAGGGTTAGAAAAGTTTATAAAGTGAGTGGGGAAGTGGTTGATGGAACCCACCTCAGGCTGAGAATATTTTGCGAAGGTGGACTCTACATAAAAGAGCTGATATCGGGAGATGGAGGGCGAACGAGCCCTTCAGTTTCGGAAATACTGGCCAAAGAGGCCGTTTGTGAAGCACTGGACGTTATAAATGTTGAGAGGTGAATGAAAATGGTCAAGAAGGCACACACCCCGAGGAGGAAGACCAGGGGCAAACTTAGCAAGCACCCGAGGAGAAGGGGAATGCCCCCTGTTACCCAGTTCCTCAAGGAGTTTGAGGTTGGACAGAAGGTTCACATCGTCATAGAGCCGAGCTACCACAAGGGAAT
It includes:
- a CDS encoding 50S ribosomal protein L21e gives rise to the protein MVKKAHTPRRKTRGKLSKHPRRRGMPPVTQFLKEFEVGQKVHIVIEPSYHKGMPDPRFHGRTGTVVGKRGDAYVVELTDGGKVKTFFIHPVHLRPQK